The nucleotide window tatatatatatatatatatatatatatatatatatatatatatatattattgtaaTTGATGGAAGACTGTTTCAAGTGGCTTGAAGTGACATTGAGGTTAATAATTCCATGGTTTCTCTCCGTTAGAGCTTGAAACAGCTTCTGGAGGAGGAGAGTCGTGTACCATATTACGCGTCGGAGGAGATGGGGGTGGATGGGAAAGACTTGAATACAGAGAACATCGCGGAAGAGGTGCCTCCTTGGGACTCCGAAGACGCAAGGAATTCTGCGCTGACGGGAAAGGAGGATGTAATTGCGCGTCTTCTCAATGACATTATGACGACCCCCAAGCGCTCGTGGAGCCGGTTCAAGAAGGGTGGACTGAGAAGCTGCTTCGGCGTCAGGCTAGAGCGAATTGGGTCATTCAGTGGGCTTGGATGCTAAAGGACAGGTATGGTTATCCTCTGCGTTAATCCAACCGAATGGGATTATCCATTCAagctgtagctacagtatgttggaGTTGAAtttatattataatgtgtttattTGAACTATCAAATAAATGCAATATTGTTTCTCAAGACCAGCtctatgttttgtgttgtttCTGCAGGGTTTGGGCTGTTGATCAGAGCACAAGAAACGACCCTTACTTGAACTCTTCAACAAGGATGAACCTCTTCACCTCAGAAAGTCTCGACTGAGAGTTTACAATGGCGTTTGTGATGAGATGTATTTAAATGTGTGGTTCGCATTTGGAATATTTAAATGGTTATTATTTTAGAACTGTATACTGATGAATTTTCATTTTTGTCTCTTGCTATAATATACTATTGTTGTAtgtatttatctatttattttcTTGTAAGAAAAAGAACGTGCAGACTTGCGATAGATTGTGGCCTAATGCGTTGAAATAAATATTTTGCATAATAAATTACTTTGTTGTGAGTTTTATTGTCTCCGGTTTTTTTTTACAATCATGGTCTGGCATACCGAGACTTACGCTCTCCTCACTCAAGCAAGTGAAGCATATGTTTCTGACTTGCCAATATCATCATCATAACACCCAACACCGATCAGTAGCCTATCGCAacttcctctctcacctctccatcctccacctgACCAATTCTTAATCTcccatcctcatcctcctccttctctcaccCCCAAAGACAAACTATAAAGATGACACCTCAACAGCTACCATCAACTCTACAGAAAATAAGCCTATCCAGTCCAAATAATGGTCCAAACAAAATATTATCTTAAAAGGCAGTCGGTCCGGGCGTCGCACACAACCCTGCTCCCTTATCACTGTCAAGGCGACGGAATGTCAAGCTGAATTATGTCATAACATGCAGTCCTTGATAAGTAAGCTACTGTCTGAGGCAAGGGGTCTACATAAAAAGAGCCCCTAGTCATCCCGTCATTAAAACACTGAACGGGATATCTGAAACACCTCAAAAAGACCACAGGGGATTGTTATCGGAATGGCAAAATTGCATATTTTCTTTGGATATATCGTATTAATAATGACGCACAGTGTGAGCTGGGAAAATCTATATGCCAGTAGGAATGTTCAAGAGTTGGAAAATATCAAGGTAGGACATACAGTTACAAGCAGTACAAAAACATAAAAAAAGGCAATCAAGTTCATTTAAGTTCTTAGAATTGTGTAATTTCTGCAGACAAAGTGTAACTGGTGACATCAGCATACATTATATGCGCACAGGCCTACATTCTATATTAAATCACCTTTCAAAGTAATACGTTATGACTACGTGACATTAATACGCGCCATTTGTTCACTTATAGGACCTGATCCAGCGGCTCGAGGACAAGTTGACGGTTAACGAGGAAAATGACGTTTATCCGTCAGAGTCTGAGGACGTGGACGCAGCCGATATGGAGGATATTGAGAACTCGCCCGCGGCGATGCGGGGGCAGAAGGAGAGAATGGTAATCAACGCAGCCAAAATAATTGCCCCCGAAAGCCCTGTGGTGTCACGTCTGAAAGATCTAATCGGTTTGAGGAGGACGGCCAAATCGTTCAACAGCTGTTTCGGTAACCGGATTGAGAGAATCGGCTCGTGGAGCGGACTGGGGTGCAATAACGTCAAGACTGGTATATTTGAAGGCAATTATTTGAGTGGAATGCCTTTAAAAACGTACAAATAAGCACAAGAATGTAGTATCATGTCAATTTGTGTGCAAAATGTCCATACTTTGGGGCTAAAAGGTATGCGTAAAATGTATTGGCTTTACGCTCGAATTGATTTTACGCATAGCTCTGTCTATTGTAAGACATAACATAAAGGTTGTTGCAAGATCACACACACATCGATATTAACTCCATTACATTATTATGATCAAGAAAGGGCTGTATATTCATTATTCATTGATATCATTTTGGGCTATGACTTGAACTTCTGCATGGTGACGTTTGACAACAATATAACCACAAAAATATGAAATTAATCAGTTGATTATTATATGATTTTAATTTGTATTTGCAGGTAACAAGAAGATAATATCAGGGAACTGAAGAACATTGTAGGCCTACCCATTCATGGACGTAAAAAAAACTGCGTCATGTCTGACCTCCGTGGAACTCTCCCTGGCATTCTGGAGAATGCATTTTTTCCCCTTCAAACAATAGTCCTAAACTGAGAAATGTGTATTTCACAAACGAATTTATACTAAATAATTTCGATATTAAAACATGCTAAATTACATCTCTTAATTTCTGTGTTGGTTGGTTTCTAGACTGTCAGTGACAATTGGACATGCATATTGTATTTCTACCACGAAAAGGACAATTTGATTGCTAATCGCACTCTCCAGAAATGCCTAATACAACGCATTTGTTATGTGTTGGACGCCTGTACAGTATTGTTCACTTGTGTGTATCAAATCGATGTATATGTTTGATCATGTTGTGAGATGgcattatttgtaataaattattaGATGTGGAACTTTTCTTTATTATCAATTATCCAATTCTATATTTCTTATGAATTAAACACAGTATAGCCTTCCATAGTTGGTCACATTAGTggtcacacagagagaaagataatGAGATCAATTCAAGTCATACCTTCTAATGAACTACTTACTGCAATACATGGAATAGTTTATCCTCTCAACCAGCGCTGCAATGAAAGCACATGAGGTCCAAATAATCGGAGGATTATTATGATAAAACGATTTATCAACAATATGTCGCATTCTTGTAGACAAGTAGTATGACACAGTTAACGAATTTGTTCTCATTATAAGCCCAACTATTGCTGTTGGACCAGTAAATTGGAAAGTCTCCCATTGTTTATTGTAAAAAGTAAAGTTACTGACACTACAAAAGTAAATGCAAGTTCAGATACAAGAATGTGACAGATGCAGTAGCCTATTATTCCACATCGATATGACACCATTTAATAACGCAACAAAAGTCCAACTTCAAAATCTATATGGCAGGTCTGTAGAGAGAGCATCTGCCCAGGGCCCAGGGTCCAGCACACACCACACCTTAGACACACACATGAGCTAAATGATGTCTAAATTATTAAAATATATTAAAATGCACATGCGATAGGGACCAGATGTTGGAGCAGCCTTAAGCGCAGTAATTAGCAGGAGGCAGCAGGATCAGGTGCAAAATAGTGTCCAGTTTATTATCAGTGAAAGGTGGTTCCAGGTGAATGGAGAAATCCAATTAATATTTAAATAATCTACAAAaggtatttacaaaataaacactCAAAATACAGGTTTGAATACAAATCAAAAACCTAAGCCTCAATCAGGCCTATCCtgccaaaccaactatagcagaTTGGATTATAGAGGCTAGggacagcctccccacacagctcacatagcAGAGCTTGAACATAACTGAAACCCTCAGGTGAAACAGCTATAGCTTTACACCCATGGCCCCTTCCTATGGCCCATACCATTAACCATGGAGCTTTACCCAAATATGGATTTAAATCATGTAAGAGGCATTTTCATCATACCCACATTTACATATTCTGTCTAAATAAGCATCTTAAACATTCCTGCCTTATCATCAAAACAGGAATACTTTCAATTAATGAatacatatttaataatgataGTTCTGCAGGTCAACAAGCAGCAGCAAAACGTATTACTTATGGAGCCGAGCACCCGCCCGTGCTCCCATTAAGCACATACATGACAGACAAGACATGGAGCTCCCAGACTTGCGAACTTCAAACACAGGATGCATTACAATAAGGAAATAAACACCTTCTTTCTTGTCAGTGTAGCAAGTGTTCATGTGCACCTGAACATCGCATCCACTTGGAGGATTGCAAAAGGATAAATTACTGCATTTAAATATGAAACTGAAAAGTGCTACAATACAACTTGACCAAATATTTCCTAGACACATAATTAACCTTGCTCAAAGTAAATACTCATGACACTGGCAAAAGAAGAAAAGAACAAcagtatacactaccggtcaaaagttttagaacacctactcgttcaagggattttctttatttatactattttctacattgtagaataatagtgaaaacatcaacactatgaaataacacatatggaataatgtagtaaccaaaataagtgttaaacaaatcaaaatatattttatatttgagattcttcaaatagccaccctttgccctgatgtcagctttgcacactcttggcattctctcaaccagcttcacctggaatgcttttccaacagtcttgaaggagttcccacatatgctgagcacttgttggctgctttttcttcattcTGCGGtcagactcatcccaaaccatctcaatttggttgaggtcgggggattgtggagacaaggtcatctgatgcagcactccatcaatctccttCTTGACCAAATATAccctacacagcctggaggtgtgttgggtcattgtcctgttgaaaaacaaatgatagtcccactaagcccaaaccagatgggatggcgtatcgctgcagaatactgtggtagccatgctggttaagtgtgccttgaattctaaatacatcacagacagtgtcaccagcaaagcacccccacaccataacacctcctccatgctttacggtgggaaatatacatacagagattatccgttcacccacaccgcgtctcataaaaagacacggcggttggaaccaaaaatctcaaatttggactccagacaaaaggacacatttccaccagtccattgcttgtgtttcttggcccaaacaagtctcttcttcttattggtgtcctttagtagtggtttctttgcagcaattcgaccatgaaggcctgattcatgcagtctcctctgaacagttgatgttgagatgtgtctgttacttgaactctgtgaagcatttatttgggctgcaatttctgaggctggtaactctaatgaact belongs to Salvelinus alpinus chromosome 28, SLU_Salpinus.1, whole genome shotgun sequence and includes:
- the LOC139557236 gene encoding C-type natriuretic peptide 3-like; this encodes MKMISNIPFFCLTALVLLNLVGANPMSNLQSLKQLLEEESRVPYYASEEMGVDGKDLNTENIAEEVPPWDSEDARNSALTGKEDVIARLLNDIMTTPKRSWSRFKKGGLRSCFGVRLERIGSFSGLGC
- the LOC139558034 gene encoding ventricular natriuretic peptide-like, with translation MAKLHIFFGYIVLIMTHSVSWENLYASRNVQELENIKDLIQRLEDKLTVNEENDVYPSESEDVDAADMEDIENSPAAMRGQKERMVINAAKIIAPESPVVSRLKDLIGLRRTAKSFNSCFGNRIERIGSWSGLGCNNVKTGNKKIISGN